Proteins found in one Tumebacillus sp. BK434 genomic segment:
- a CDS encoding glutathione peroxidase codes for MTVFHDLTATTAQGETRSLSDYKGHVLLIVNVASKCGFTPQYEGLEQLYQSYKDQGLRILAFPSNDYGAQEPGTIEEVREFCKVNYGVTFDLFDKVHAKGADQHPVYQFLTANAPETGDVQWNFEKFLLARDGRIIGRFGSRVAPMDGELTTAIEQALAVK; via the coding sequence ATGACCGTGTTCCACGACCTGACCGCAACGACCGCCCAAGGCGAGACTCGTTCCCTGTCCGATTACAAAGGCCACGTGCTGCTGATCGTCAACGTCGCCTCCAAGTGCGGCTTCACCCCGCAATACGAAGGGCTGGAGCAACTCTACCAGTCCTACAAAGACCAAGGCTTGCGCATCCTGGCCTTCCCGTCCAACGACTACGGCGCCCAGGAGCCGGGCACGATCGAAGAGGTGCGGGAGTTCTGCAAAGTCAACTACGGCGTGACCTTCGACCTGTTCGACAAAGTCCACGCCAAAGGCGCCGACCAGCACCCGGTCTACCAATTCCTCACCGCAAACGCCCCGGAGACGGGCGACGTCCAATGGAACTTCGAAAAGTTCCTCCTCGCCCGCGACGGCCGCATCATCGGCCGCTTCGGCAGCCGTGTCGCCCCGATGGACGGCGAACTGACCACCGCCATTGAGCAGGCGCTGGCGGTGAAATAA
- a CDS encoding spore germination protein, translated as MTGSSPIHQLKDMPDFKKELLQIGGQEVWLFYLDSLVDAIKTKQYLLRQSELLHHAASPLPSDPSFLHSISGKPVEGDFAIPVLQGQAILFDTSSLQAVQFTPLSVNLERSIEKSQIQSVVAGPQTAFTEELDTNIGLLRKQLVSTNLVCRDITFGTDIKRRASLFYLEGSAHSGLVEEIWDAILKRQHVDHLTTQTVYKTLQQKWWNPFPTIFSTDQPMEASQMLHDGRVLLFLDQYPVALVVPGMFQDTVFLTEDRNYPQIITYFLRILRILALIVSSTAPALYVALIAVNPEVLRIELALSIAQSREGVPYPAMVEVLLMMLVLELVREASVRLPRSVGPTVTMVGGIVLGQAVVQAQLVSNLLIIVISALSIANSSIIGVQSTIAIRIYKYLLLVITSVFGFVGMFIGIVGFIVYLSHLITFGVPYLSKRKEPEISHE; from the coding sequence ATGACAGGATCATCTCCAATCCACCAATTGAAAGACATGCCCGATTTCAAGAAGGAACTGCTGCAGATCGGTGGACAAGAGGTCTGGCTGTTCTATCTAGATTCGCTCGTGGATGCCATCAAGACGAAACAATATCTTTTGCGGCAGAGCGAGCTGTTGCATCATGCTGCATCCCCCTTGCCTTCCGATCCATCCTTTCTGCACAGCATCAGCGGGAAGCCGGTAGAGGGAGACTTCGCCATTCCCGTTTTGCAAGGACAGGCGATCCTGTTCGATACGAGTTCCCTGCAGGCGGTGCAGTTCACTCCGCTGTCGGTCAACCTGGAGCGCTCGATTGAGAAATCACAAATTCAAAGCGTTGTCGCCGGGCCGCAGACCGCCTTTACCGAAGAGCTCGACACCAACATCGGACTGTTGCGCAAACAGCTGGTCAGCACCAACTTAGTCTGTCGCGACATCACGTTCGGCACTGACATCAAACGAAGGGCCAGCCTGTTTTATCTGGAGGGAAGTGCCCATTCGGGACTGGTGGAAGAGATCTGGGACGCGATCCTGAAGCGACAACATGTGGATCATCTCACGACACAAACTGTGTATAAAACCCTGCAGCAAAAATGGTGGAATCCGTTTCCCACCATTTTTTCCACCGATCAGCCGATGGAAGCCAGCCAAATGCTCCACGATGGGCGTGTGCTGCTGTTTTTGGACCAGTACCCGGTGGCGCTGGTGGTTCCGGGGATGTTTCAAGACACGGTGTTTTTGACGGAAGACCGCAATTATCCGCAGATCATCACGTATTTTCTGCGTATTCTCCGCATCCTGGCACTGATCGTTTCATCAACCGCACCTGCGCTCTATGTGGCGCTGATCGCCGTCAATCCGGAAGTGTTGCGCATCGAACTGGCACTTTCGATTGCGCAAAGCCGTGAAGGCGTGCCTTATCCTGCGATGGTTGAAGTGCTATTAATGATGCTCGTGCTGGAACTTGTTCGTGAAGCGAGCGTGCGCCTGCCCAGAAGCGTCGGCCCCACCGTCACCATGGTCGGCGGTATCGTGCTGGGACAAGCGGTCGTACAGGCGCAATTGGTCAGCAACCTGCTGATCATCGTCATCTCTGCGCTCTCGATCGCCAATTCATCGATCATCGGCGTGCAAAGTACGATCGCCATTCGCATCTATAAATACTTGCTGCTGGTGAT